CCTGCCGTAATTTTCAAATTGTCTTGCATTTGATACTCATCTTGAACATAGAACCCAAGTTGTAATGCATTAAATTTAGCACCTTGACGAGGATCATCGGTATTACTATATCCATATTGCATACTGTTGGCCATCCCACGCTCAAAATTCTCGATTGCTGTATAAGCTTTTCCTGTAGCTGGGTTTATATCAGTGGCTTTGGAATCACTAAATACAAATGCCCCGTTTGAATTCCCTGTATACGCATTATACATTTTGTAAAACTCATTATGCGTACCAAAAGTTAGTGTGTGAAGCCCTTTATACCATGTTAAATTATTTGACAAAGTATAGACATCTTGATCCAATTGATTAATATTAGTGAATGGGTCAACACCTAGATAATATGTCCCATTTTTTGCTGTATTAATTCGAACATTTGGAAACAATTGTCCTTTATAACTTCTAGCATCTCTTACTCTAGTATATCCTGCAATAAAACTATTGGCCAATGAATTATTAATACGACTACTTAATTCTAAAGTTAAAGTATTCGATTTAAAATCCTTTAATATTGCACCATTACCAAAAGTCAAAGAAGATTGTGTTCTTGTGTTGCTCACATCAACCCCATCGACATAGTTGTACCGCAATGAAAGCTTATTTTTTTCATTAATATTCCAATCTAGGCGGGTCATCACTTTATTCGATGTATTTTCATCTGCAAGATCAGTGTAAGAGCCCGCATCATAATTATATTTACTTAACGCGATATCATAGATACGTTGAGCATCAGCTTCTAACAAATTTGAACTTGAAGATCCTACAGGATAATTTTCTGGCGTATTATTTTTTGTATGTTCGTAATTTACAAAGAAAAACAACTTATCCTTTACAATAGGCCCGCCCAAACGTACACCGTATGTTTTTTCAGAAAAGTTTGCCAATTTAGTTCTCTCTTCACCATCTTTAACCAAAGATTTTGGGGTTTTTCCTGTAAAATCCTGATTTCTAAAATAATGATAAACCGAGCCCTGAAATTGATTTGTACCTGATTTTGTTACTGCCGAAATACCACCTCCAGCAAATCCACTAGAGCGAACATCGAACGGTGCAACTTGAACAGACATCTGTTCGATAGCATCTAACGATATTGGATTTGTACCACTACCACCACCGTTCAAACCATTTGCATTAAGACCAAACACATCATTTGTAACAGCTCCATCAATAGTGAACTGATTGAATCTATTATTCATACCGCCAATTGAAACAGACTGTCCTTTCACATCAGCTTGCGGAGTCAATCTAGTAAAATCTTCAATTGAACGAGAAACAGTTGGTAAATTTTCCATCTGTTTTCTTGAAATAGAAGTTTCAGCACCAGTCTTCAAGTTTTTAGAACCGCCTGTTCTAGTTACAGTGACCTCATCTAAAACTGTCTCATTACTTCCAAAAGTACTATTTAAGACATAAGGCTGACCTAATTGTATATAAACATCATTATAAACAATAGGATTTTGTCCAACATAGGTTACTTCAATTTTGTAAGGTCCACCGACACGCATCGCTGGTAGGTTAAAACGACCTGCAGCATTCGAGGATCCAGAATAGACAGTTCCTGACGGCACGTGCGTTGCCTTAATTGTTGCTCCCGAAGTTACACTGCCGTTTGCTTCTTTTACAATACCTGTAACGCTACTTGTCGTAACCTGAGCTTGTACAGCACCATAGCTGGCCATAACAAGAGCGAAAAAGAGTAAAGATCTTTTCATATAATGTGATTTGTTAAAAAATGTTAAGCAAAATTACTAAGAGATTTTAAATTACAAAGGACTTAATATAAACTTAACACACTAAACCACACATACTTCATGAAATACAGTCCTAAATTACTATATTAACATACAATTTATTAGCGAAAAAAACGTTATAACATGTTTTAAACCAGCATATCCCCTTATACGGACCTACCTAAAATAGTTTTCCACATCAAATCGCTAAAATTCTTTTGTAACAACATTCTTCCAATTGAGATTTAAGTTTTAAAAAAAAATTAGCTAATTTCCAGTCAATCGAGAATTTTATTAAATAACTCAGTTCCTTGTCAAATTTGAGCCACTGTAACCTATTCTGACCAAAAAAATCTAAACGATTCTATAGGCCTGATGGTTTCT
The Sphingobacterium multivorum genome window above contains:
- a CDS encoding TonB-dependent receptor, producing the protein MKRSLLFFALVMASYGAVQAQVTTSSVTGIVKEANGSVTSGATIKATHVPSGTVYSGSSNAAGRFNLPAMRVGGPYKIEVTYVGQNPIVYNDVYIQLGQPYVLNSTFGSNETVLDEVTVTRTGGSKNLKTGAETSISRKQMENLPTVSRSIEDFTRLTPQADVKGQSVSIGGMNNRFNQFTIDGAVTNDVFGLNANGLNGGGSGTNPISLDAIEQMSVQVAPFDVRSSGFAGGGISAVTKSGTNQFQGSVYHYFRNQDFTGKTPKSLVKDGEERTKLANFSEKTYGVRLGGPIVKDKLFFFVNYEHTKNNTPENYPVGSSSSNLLEADAQRIYDIALSKYNYDAGSYTDLADENTSNKVMTRLDWNINEKNKLSLRYNYVDGVDVSNTRTQSSLTFGNGAILKDFKSNTLTLELSSRINNSLANSFIAGYTRVRDARSYKGQLFPNVRINTAKNGTYYLGVDPFTNINQLDQDVYTLSNNLTWYKGLHTLTFGTHNEFYKMYNAYTGNSNGAFVFSDSKATDINPATGKAYTAIENFERGMANSMQYGYSNTDDPRQGAKFNALQLGFYVQDEYQMQDNLKITAGVRVDIPIYLDKPMENTDFNNSILAKQYNVKTNRMPSPALMFSPRIGFNWDVNRDRSTVVRGGMGIFTSRVPFVWAAGAFTQSGALLGGNNLGNGTDANVPFISDVNKLPKYSGAVTPSGNITVLDKNLKLPQIARFSGGVDQVLPYGIKGTLEFLYSRNLSAFNFRDLNLERPIGTLEGADNRLVYDANNNNRRVLDNYTEVIYVNNVNKGYSWSTTASLSKSFLFGLDASVAYTYTAAKDLISGTSSQNQSNWYRVASVNGSNNVTLAHNPFSTGSRVIGFLSFSKEYLKHLGTSVSLVYTGQSGARFSYLAGGNLTGYATSSSNQYNLMYIPKDQSEITFIQNGTQTPQDQWLALNNFIEGNDYLKSRRGQYAERNGARTPFSHKFDLKIVQDLFTNIGNTKNKLQLSVDIMNVGNLLNGNWGKQYTGAGSFWDNSFIPVTFAGYEGTTKKPTYRLGNLNNNVPYYVQDIYSRWSAQVGIRYIFN